The following are from one region of the Paenibacillus sp. JZ16 genome:
- a CDS encoding MFS transporter — MKWLEQYPKEVKGFLVASLVASAGGSLMWPLTTMYVFDELGRSMKDAGFVILIQSMGGIAGQLLGGALYHRVGVKKLIVGSLLLNALGLFTLPFINGLWGLFIAMMGFIGFCNAISMPAIQAFIGFRFADRRGELFNVIYVANNIGVALGTAMSGFLAEISYHLSFVLNGVTSFGFAIFFLSYLTKLGGTGVSQGSHHPQPKSPLPAGPGAWALLGNTRIYLFMGLGSLFLWFGNSIWNTGVSPFIISEGMSKTAYGYLWTLNGILIFAAQPLTNAIKRWAARTESSQMTASALFYLAAYVVIVTVHSYPGMILAMVLATLGEMLISPAIPAFISERAGQAAPFYIGVTGGMGAAGRVIGPYAMGTMYDGGGLTPVAWLAVGVAVLSFLSFAVHARISKDIPLHHDAHDKNAGHLNA; from the coding sequence ATGAAATGGTTGGAGCAGTACCCTAAGGAAGTAAAAGGTTTTCTTGTTGCAAGTCTCGTTGCCTCTGCAGGCGGGTCCTTGATGTGGCCGCTGACAACGATGTATGTATTCGATGAACTGGGACGAAGCATGAAGGATGCGGGTTTTGTCATACTGATTCAATCCATGGGGGGAATTGCCGGTCAACTCCTTGGCGGTGCGCTGTACCACCGGGTTGGGGTGAAAAAGCTCATTGTGGGCTCGCTGCTGCTGAATGCCCTCGGACTGTTCACCCTTCCGTTCATTAATGGACTATGGGGCTTGTTCATCGCGATGATGGGTTTCATCGGATTCTGTAACGCGATATCGATGCCAGCCATACAGGCATTTATCGGCTTCCGGTTTGCCGATCGGCGGGGCGAATTGTTTAATGTCATCTATGTTGCGAATAATATCGGCGTAGCCTTAGGAACGGCCATGAGCGGTTTCCTGGCGGAGATATCGTATCATTTAAGCTTTGTCTTAAACGGCGTCACGTCCTTCGGATTTGCGATTTTCTTCCTGTCCTATCTGACGAAGCTGGGCGGAACAGGCGTATCGCAAGGGTCCCATCATCCCCAGCCCAAGAGTCCGCTGCCGGCGGGCCCCGGCGCTTGGGCATTGCTCGGGAACACCCGAATCTATCTCTTTATGGGATTGGGTTCTCTGTTTCTGTGGTTCGGTAATTCCATCTGGAATACAGGGGTGTCTCCGTTCATCATCTCGGAGGGGATGTCCAAGACGGCCTACGGTTATTTATGGACGCTGAACGGGATCCTCATTTTTGCCGCGCAGCCGCTCACGAATGCCATCAAGCGTTGGGCGGCCCGTACGGAGAGCAGTCAGATGACGGCAAGCGCTTTGTTCTATCTGGCAGCTTATGTCGTCATTGTGACAGTGCACAGTTATCCGGGCATGATCCTGGCGATGGTGCTGGCCACATTGGGGGAAATGCTGATTTCACCTGCGATCCCGGCTTTTATCTCGGAGCGTGCAGGACAAGCGGCTCCGTTCTATATCGGCGTGACAGGCGGCATGGGTGCCGCAGGCCGGGTGATTGGGCCTTATGCGATGGGAACGATGTATGACGGCGGCGGGTTGACGCCTGTGGCATGGTTGGCTGTAGGTGTTGCCGTGTTGTCATTCCTGTCATTTGCCGTGCATGCCCGGATTAGTAAGGACATCCCGCTGCATCACGACGCTCATGACAAGAATGCAGGTCACCTTAATGCATAG